The DNA window GCCCAAAAATTTTCGGTGGTTCATCAGAGTCCACAAATTGTAGTCATAGAAAACAGTCAAGTTATTCATCATGCTTCTCATGATAATATTGATTTAAGTCTTATCTTAGCATTATAAAACAAAAACAATTGGAAAATTTTCAATTTCAAATTTCTAGATTACTTGATGCTCCTATAGAAGTTGTACAGTTTTGTAGTGAGAAAATCAAAGTTAAAAATGTGCAAAAAGGCGAGTTTTTCTTACAACCCGGCGAAGTATGTAATGATACATTTTTTGTGAATAAAGGCTTACTAAGAATGTACAGTATTGACAAAAACGGAAAAGAACATATCTTGCATTTTGCTCCCGAAAACTGGATTTTAGTAGACCGAAGTAGTCTTTATCTTAATCAACCTTCAGATTATTACATAGATGCGGTAGAACCTTCAGAAGTTTTGGTGCTTTCGCCAGAATATTTTGATTTTTTAGCGGAAAATCAACCTTCAGTTATTGCAAAACAGAATGTTCTATTGCACAAACATGTAAGCAGTCTGCAGAGAAGGATTACCCAATTATTGGGAGCCACTGCAGAAGAAAGATATGTAGATTTTTTGAAGACTTATCCTAATATTTTTGAAAGAGTTCCGCAATGGATGGTGGCGTCTTACCTAGGGATTACCCCAGAAAGTTTGAGCCGTGTGAGAAAAGAATTGGTTCGGAAAAAATAATTTTCTATATTTATCAAAAAAACACAAATGGAATTTAGTAAATTGGTCAAAGGATTCGAAGTCTCTGAAGAAGGGCATAAAATCGGACATATCGAGTTTAATATTGTAAATGGAGTGATGAAAATTACTCATACAGAAGTAGATAAAGAACATTCTGGTAAGGGAATTGCCACAGAATTGGTGAAAATTGCTGTAGAATATGCAAGGCATAAAAACCTAAAAGTGAAACCACTTTGTTCTCTTGCTTCGCATGTATTGAAAAAGGATGATTACTCAGATATTTTAGAATAAAAAAAGGAACTTCAATTGAAGTTCCTTTAGTTTTTGATTATTTTTAGAAAACCATTTCAGGTACATTATCATCAATGATTAATTTTCCAGCAGTTGCTTTTTTAATATCGTCTACAGAAACTCCAGGAGCTCTTTCTAAGCAATGAAATGCGCCATCTTTAACTTCGTAAACGCCTAATTCTGTTACGATTTTTTTAATACATTTCACTCCAGTTAAAGGCAAAGTACATTCTGGTAAAAGTTTGCTTTCGCCATGTTTGTTCACTTGTTGCATGGCTACGATGATATTTTTCGCCGAAGCAACTAAATCCATTGCACCACCCATTCCTTTCACCATTTTTCCAGGAATTTTCCAATTGGCAA is part of the Cloacibacterium normanense genome and encodes:
- a CDS encoding GNAT family N-acetyltransferase — its product is MEFSKLVKGFEVSEEGHKIGHIEFNIVNGVMKITHTEVDKEHSGKGIATELVKIAVEYARHKNLKVKPLCSLASHVLKKDDYSDILE
- a CDS encoding Crp/Fnr family transcriptional regulator — translated: MENFQFQISRLLDAPIEVVQFCSEKIKVKNVQKGEFFLQPGEVCNDTFFVNKGLLRMYSIDKNGKEHILHFAPENWILVDRSSLYLNQPSDYYIDAVEPSEVLVLSPEYFDFLAENQPSVIAKQNVLLHKHVSSLQRRITQLLGATAEERYVDFLKTYPNIFERVPQWMVASYLGITPESLSRVRKELVRKK